Proteins encoded within one genomic window of Equus caballus isolate H_3958 breed thoroughbred chromosome 20, TB-T2T, whole genome shotgun sequence:
- the ADGRF4 gene encoding adhesion G protein-coupled receptor F4 isoform X2 — MKSQATMICYLMLFLVTEYSCYASKIHIKDGDKLQRPEGKPKTGRIQEKCHGPCITSSNCSQLCAQHFRGEIGFVCNQNKWQKSTETCTSLSVETLFEDSNSASRLSVAAPSIPLRILDFRAPEPIKSVAQGIRRNCPLDYACITDVVKSSEATAGNIAFIVELLRNISTDLSDNVTREKMKSYSKVANHVLDTAAISNWAFIPYKNASSDLLQSVNFFARQLHIHNESENIVDELFIQTKGFHINHNTTQKSFNFSMSMSNSTESILGIIEIPKEELWNLPPNTSQAISIAFPTLGAILKEAHSHNVSLPRPVNGLVLSVILPERLKQILLTFEKINKSRNARAQCVGWHSRKRKWDESVCKTTLDVRNKVKCRCNYTNVVMSFSILMSPKSIDNKVLDYITCIGLSISILSLILCLIIEATVWSRVVVTEISYMRHVCIVNIAVSLLIANVWFIIASNFNKKPQDYNWCVAVTFLSHFFYLSLFFWMLFKALLIMYGILVIFRRMIKSRLMVIGFAIGYGCPLIISVTTVAITMPRKGYVRPDACWLNWDNSKALLAFVIPALVIVAVNLVVVLVVAFNTQRPSIGSSKSQDVAIIMRISKNVAILTPLLGLTWGFGIATLIEGTSLIFHIIFALLNAFQIRDALRMRMSSLKGRSRVAENASLSPTNGSKLMNR, encoded by the exons ATGAAGTCTCAGGCCACCATGATTTGCTACTTAATGTTATTTCTGGTCACAGAATATTCTTGTTATGCATCCAAGATCCACATAAAA GATGGAGATAAACTTCAACGTCCTGAAGGGAAACCCAAGACTGGAAGGATACAAG AGAAATGCCATGGACCTTGCATCACTTCTTCCAACTGCAGCCAGCTGTGTGCTCAGCATTTTCGTGGAGAAATAGGATTTGTATGTAATCAAAACAAGTGGCAAAAATCAACCGAAACCTGTACAAGCCTTTCTGTGGAAACACTCTTTGAG gactCAAATAGTGCATCACGCCTTTCCGTAGCAGCACCATCCATACCTCTGCGCATTCTTGACTTTCGAGCTCCAGAGCCCATCAAGAGTGTGGCTCAGGGAATCCGCAGGAACTGTCCACTGGATTACGCCTGCATAACTGATGTTGTGAAATCATCAGAAGCCACGGCTGGGAATATTGCATTTATAGTGGAgttattaagaaatatttctacAGACCTGTCTGATAACGTTACCCGAGAGAAAATGAAG AGCTACAGCAAAGTGGCcaaccacgtcctggacacagCAGCCATTTCAAATTGGGCTTTCATTCCTTACAAAAATGCCAGCTCGGATTTGTTGCAGTCAGTGAATTTCTTTGCCAGGCAACTCCACATCCACAACGAATCTGAGAACATCGTGGATGAACTCTTCATTCAGACGAAAGGGTTTCACATCAACCACAATACCACACAGAAAAGTTTCAATTTCTCCATGAGCATGAGCAATTCAACAGAGAGCATCTTAGGAATCATTGAAATTCCCAAGGAAGAGCTGTGGAACCTGCCACCAAACACATCCCAAGCCATCAGCATAGCTTTTCCTACCTTGGGGGCCATCCTGAAAGAAGCCCACTCGCATAATGTGAGTCTTCCCAGGCCCGTAAACGGTCTGGTCCTTTCAGTGATTTTGCCAGAAAGACTGAAGCAAATATTACTCACctttgagaagatcaacaaaTCCCGGAATGCCAGGGCCCAGTGTGTTGGCTGGCACTCTAGGAAAAGGAAATGGGATGAGAGTGTGTGTAAAACGACGCTGGATGTCAGGAACAAAGTGAAATGTCGGTGTAACTACACCAATGTGGTgatgtctttttccattttaatgtcCCCCAAATCTATAGACAACAAAGTCCTGGACTACATCACCTGCATTGGCCTCAGCATCTCCATCCTTAGCTTGATTCTTTGTCTGATCATTGAAGCCACAGTGTGGTCCCGGGTCGTTGTGACGGAGATATCATACATGCGTCATGTGTGCATTGTGAACATAGCCGTGTCACTCCTGATTGCTAACGTGTGGTTCATCATAGCCTCTAACTTTAACAAAAAGCCCCAAGACTATAACTGGTGTGTTGCAGTGACATTTTTAAGCCACTTTTTCtacctctctctgtttttctggatGCTCTTCAAAGCACTGCTCATCATGTATGGAATATTGGTCATTTTCCGTAGGATGATCAAGTCCCGCCTGATGGTCATTGGCTTTGCCATTGGCTATGGGTGCCCGTTGATCATCTCTGTCACCACAGTTGCTATCACAATGCCAAGGAAAGGCTATGTGAGACCTGATGCCTGTTGGCTTAACTGGGACAATTCCAAAGCCCTTTTAGCATTTGTCATCCCAGCCTTGGTCATTGTGGCTGTGAATCTTGTTGTGGTTTTAGTTGTTGCTTTCAACACTCAGAGGCCCTCTATTGGCAGTTCCAAGTCTCAAGATGTGGCCATAATTATGAGGATCAGCAAAAATGTTGCCATTCTCACCCCGTTGCTGGGATTGACCTGGGGTTTTGGAATAGCCACCCTCATAGAAGGCACTTCCTTGATATTCCATATAATCTTTGCCCTGCTCAATGCCTTCCAG ATAAGAGATGCTTTGAGGATGAGGATGTCTTCACTGAAGGGGAGATCAAGGGTAGCAGAG AACGCATCATTAAGCCCAACCAATGGATCTAAATTAATGAATCGTTGA
- the ADGRF4 gene encoding adhesion G protein-coupled receptor F4 isoform X3 yields MKSQATMICYLMLFLVTEYSCYASKIHIKDGDKLQRPEGKPKTGRIQEKCHGPCITSSNCSQLCAQHFRGEIGFVCNQNKWQKSTETCTSLSVETLFESYSKVANHVLDTAAISNWAFIPYKNASSDLLQSVNFFARQLHIHNESENIVDELFIQTKGFHINHNTTQKSFNFSMSMSNSTESILGIIEIPKEELWNLPPNTSQAISIAFPTLGAILKEAHSHNVSLPRPVNGLVLSVILPERLKQILLTFEKINKSRNARAQCVGWHSRKRKWDESVCKTTLDVRNKVKCRCNYTNVVMSFSILMSPKSIDNKVLDYITCIGLSISILSLILCLIIEATVWSRVVVTEISYMRHVCIVNIAVSLLIANVWFIIASNFNKKPQDYNWCVAVTFLSHFFYLSLFFWMLFKALLIMYGILVIFRRMIKSRLMVIGFAIGYGCPLIISVTTVAITMPRKGYVRPDACWLNWDNSKALLAFVIPALVIVAVNLVVVLVVAFNTQRPSIGSSKSQDVAIIMRISKNVAILTPLLGLTWGFGIATLIEGTSLIFHIIFALLNAFQGFFILLFGTIMDHKIRDALRMRMSSLKGRSRVAENASLSPTNGSKLMNR; encoded by the exons ATGAAGTCTCAGGCCACCATGATTTGCTACTTAATGTTATTTCTGGTCACAGAATATTCTTGTTATGCATCCAAGATCCACATAAAA GATGGAGATAAACTTCAACGTCCTGAAGGGAAACCCAAGACTGGAAGGATACAAG AGAAATGCCATGGACCTTGCATCACTTCTTCCAACTGCAGCCAGCTGTGTGCTCAGCATTTTCGTGGAGAAATAGGATTTGTATGTAATCAAAACAAGTGGCAAAAATCAACCGAAACCTGTACAAGCCTTTCTGTGGAAACACTCTTTGAG AGCTACAGCAAAGTGGCcaaccacgtcctggacacagCAGCCATTTCAAATTGGGCTTTCATTCCTTACAAAAATGCCAGCTCGGATTTGTTGCAGTCAGTGAATTTCTTTGCCAGGCAACTCCACATCCACAACGAATCTGAGAACATCGTGGATGAACTCTTCATTCAGACGAAAGGGTTTCACATCAACCACAATACCACACAGAAAAGTTTCAATTTCTCCATGAGCATGAGCAATTCAACAGAGAGCATCTTAGGAATCATTGAAATTCCCAAGGAAGAGCTGTGGAACCTGCCACCAAACACATCCCAAGCCATCAGCATAGCTTTTCCTACCTTGGGGGCCATCCTGAAAGAAGCCCACTCGCATAATGTGAGTCTTCCCAGGCCCGTAAACGGTCTGGTCCTTTCAGTGATTTTGCCAGAAAGACTGAAGCAAATATTACTCACctttgagaagatcaacaaaTCCCGGAATGCCAGGGCCCAGTGTGTTGGCTGGCACTCTAGGAAAAGGAAATGGGATGAGAGTGTGTGTAAAACGACGCTGGATGTCAGGAACAAAGTGAAATGTCGGTGTAACTACACCAATGTGGTgatgtctttttccattttaatgtcCCCCAAATCTATAGACAACAAAGTCCTGGACTACATCACCTGCATTGGCCTCAGCATCTCCATCCTTAGCTTGATTCTTTGTCTGATCATTGAAGCCACAGTGTGGTCCCGGGTCGTTGTGACGGAGATATCATACATGCGTCATGTGTGCATTGTGAACATAGCCGTGTCACTCCTGATTGCTAACGTGTGGTTCATCATAGCCTCTAACTTTAACAAAAAGCCCCAAGACTATAACTGGTGTGTTGCAGTGACATTTTTAAGCCACTTTTTCtacctctctctgtttttctggatGCTCTTCAAAGCACTGCTCATCATGTATGGAATATTGGTCATTTTCCGTAGGATGATCAAGTCCCGCCTGATGGTCATTGGCTTTGCCATTGGCTATGGGTGCCCGTTGATCATCTCTGTCACCACAGTTGCTATCACAATGCCAAGGAAAGGCTATGTGAGACCTGATGCCTGTTGGCTTAACTGGGACAATTCCAAAGCCCTTTTAGCATTTGTCATCCCAGCCTTGGTCATTGTGGCTGTGAATCTTGTTGTGGTTTTAGTTGTTGCTTTCAACACTCAGAGGCCCTCTATTGGCAGTTCCAAGTCTCAAGATGTGGCCATAATTATGAGGATCAGCAAAAATGTTGCCATTCTCACCCCGTTGCTGGGATTGACCTGGGGTTTTGGAATAGCCACCCTCATAGAAGGCACTTCCTTGATATTCCATATAATCTTTGCCCTGCTCAATGCCTTCCAG GGGTTCTTCATCTTGTTGTTTGGAACCATTATGGATCACAAG ATAAGAGATGCTTTGAGGATGAGGATGTCTTCACTGAAGGGGAGATCAAGGGTAGCAGAG AACGCATCATTAAGCCCAACCAATGGATCTAAATTAATGAATCGTTGA
- the ADGRF4 gene encoding adhesion G protein-coupled receptor F4 isoform X4: MKSQATMICYLMLFLVTEYSCYASKIHIKDGDKLQRPEGKPKTGRIQEKCHGPCITSSNCSQLCAQHFRGEIGFVCNQNKWQKSTETCTSLSVETLFESYSKVANHVLDTAAISNWAFIPYKNASSDLLQSVNFFARQLHIHNESENIVDELFIQTKGFHINHNTTQKSFNFSMSMSNSTESILGIIEIPKEELWNLPPNTSQAISIAFPTLGAILKEAHSHNVSLPRPVNGLVLSVILPERLKQILLTFEKINKSRNARAQCVGWHSRKRKWDESVCKTTLDVRNKVKCRCNYTNVVMSFSILMSPKSIDNKVLDYITCIGLSISILSLILCLIIEATVWSRVVVTEISYMRHVCIVNIAVSLLIANVWFIIASNFNKKPQDYNWCVAVTFLSHFFYLSLFFWMLFKALLIMYGILVIFRRMIKSRLMVIGFAIGYGCPLIISVTTVAITMPRKGYVRPDACWLNWDNSKALLAFVIPALVIVAVNLVVVLVVAFNTQRPSIGSSKSQDVAIIMRISKNVAILTPLLGLTWGFGIATLIEGTSLIFHIIFALLNAFQIRDALRMRMSSLKGRSRVAENASLSPTNGSKLMNR; this comes from the exons ATGAAGTCTCAGGCCACCATGATTTGCTACTTAATGTTATTTCTGGTCACAGAATATTCTTGTTATGCATCCAAGATCCACATAAAA GATGGAGATAAACTTCAACGTCCTGAAGGGAAACCCAAGACTGGAAGGATACAAG AGAAATGCCATGGACCTTGCATCACTTCTTCCAACTGCAGCCAGCTGTGTGCTCAGCATTTTCGTGGAGAAATAGGATTTGTATGTAATCAAAACAAGTGGCAAAAATCAACCGAAACCTGTACAAGCCTTTCTGTGGAAACACTCTTTGAG AGCTACAGCAAAGTGGCcaaccacgtcctggacacagCAGCCATTTCAAATTGGGCTTTCATTCCTTACAAAAATGCCAGCTCGGATTTGTTGCAGTCAGTGAATTTCTTTGCCAGGCAACTCCACATCCACAACGAATCTGAGAACATCGTGGATGAACTCTTCATTCAGACGAAAGGGTTTCACATCAACCACAATACCACACAGAAAAGTTTCAATTTCTCCATGAGCATGAGCAATTCAACAGAGAGCATCTTAGGAATCATTGAAATTCCCAAGGAAGAGCTGTGGAACCTGCCACCAAACACATCCCAAGCCATCAGCATAGCTTTTCCTACCTTGGGGGCCATCCTGAAAGAAGCCCACTCGCATAATGTGAGTCTTCCCAGGCCCGTAAACGGTCTGGTCCTTTCAGTGATTTTGCCAGAAAGACTGAAGCAAATATTACTCACctttgagaagatcaacaaaTCCCGGAATGCCAGGGCCCAGTGTGTTGGCTGGCACTCTAGGAAAAGGAAATGGGATGAGAGTGTGTGTAAAACGACGCTGGATGTCAGGAACAAAGTGAAATGTCGGTGTAACTACACCAATGTGGTgatgtctttttccattttaatgtcCCCCAAATCTATAGACAACAAAGTCCTGGACTACATCACCTGCATTGGCCTCAGCATCTCCATCCTTAGCTTGATTCTTTGTCTGATCATTGAAGCCACAGTGTGGTCCCGGGTCGTTGTGACGGAGATATCATACATGCGTCATGTGTGCATTGTGAACATAGCCGTGTCACTCCTGATTGCTAACGTGTGGTTCATCATAGCCTCTAACTTTAACAAAAAGCCCCAAGACTATAACTGGTGTGTTGCAGTGACATTTTTAAGCCACTTTTTCtacctctctctgtttttctggatGCTCTTCAAAGCACTGCTCATCATGTATGGAATATTGGTCATTTTCCGTAGGATGATCAAGTCCCGCCTGATGGTCATTGGCTTTGCCATTGGCTATGGGTGCCCGTTGATCATCTCTGTCACCACAGTTGCTATCACAATGCCAAGGAAAGGCTATGTGAGACCTGATGCCTGTTGGCTTAACTGGGACAATTCCAAAGCCCTTTTAGCATTTGTCATCCCAGCCTTGGTCATTGTGGCTGTGAATCTTGTTGTGGTTTTAGTTGTTGCTTTCAACACTCAGAGGCCCTCTATTGGCAGTTCCAAGTCTCAAGATGTGGCCATAATTATGAGGATCAGCAAAAATGTTGCCATTCTCACCCCGTTGCTGGGATTGACCTGGGGTTTTGGAATAGCCACCCTCATAGAAGGCACTTCCTTGATATTCCATATAATCTTTGCCCTGCTCAATGCCTTCCAG ATAAGAGATGCTTTGAGGATGAGGATGTCTTCACTGAAGGGGAGATCAAGGGTAGCAGAG AACGCATCATTAAGCCCAACCAATGGATCTAAATTAATGAATCGTTGA
- the ADGRF4 gene encoding adhesion G protein-coupled receptor F4 isoform X1 produces the protein MKSQATMICYLMLFLVTEYSCYASKIHIKDGDKLQRPEGKPKTGRIQEKCHGPCITSSNCSQLCAQHFRGEIGFVCNQNKWQKSTETCTSLSVETLFEDSNSASRLSVAAPSIPLRILDFRAPEPIKSVAQGIRRNCPLDYACITDVVKSSEATAGNIAFIVELLRNISTDLSDNVTREKMKSYSKVANHVLDTAAISNWAFIPYKNASSDLLQSVNFFARQLHIHNESENIVDELFIQTKGFHINHNTTQKSFNFSMSMSNSTESILGIIEIPKEELWNLPPNTSQAISIAFPTLGAILKEAHSHNVSLPRPVNGLVLSVILPERLKQILLTFEKINKSRNARAQCVGWHSRKRKWDESVCKTTLDVRNKVKCRCNYTNVVMSFSILMSPKSIDNKVLDYITCIGLSISILSLILCLIIEATVWSRVVVTEISYMRHVCIVNIAVSLLIANVWFIIASNFNKKPQDYNWCVAVTFLSHFFYLSLFFWMLFKALLIMYGILVIFRRMIKSRLMVIGFAIGYGCPLIISVTTVAITMPRKGYVRPDACWLNWDNSKALLAFVIPALVIVAVNLVVVLVVAFNTQRPSIGSSKSQDVAIIMRISKNVAILTPLLGLTWGFGIATLIEGTSLIFHIIFALLNAFQGFFILLFGTIMDHKIRDALRMRMSSLKGRSRVAENASLSPTNGSKLMNR, from the exons ATGAAGTCTCAGGCCACCATGATTTGCTACTTAATGTTATTTCTGGTCACAGAATATTCTTGTTATGCATCCAAGATCCACATAAAA GATGGAGATAAACTTCAACGTCCTGAAGGGAAACCCAAGACTGGAAGGATACAAG AGAAATGCCATGGACCTTGCATCACTTCTTCCAACTGCAGCCAGCTGTGTGCTCAGCATTTTCGTGGAGAAATAGGATTTGTATGTAATCAAAACAAGTGGCAAAAATCAACCGAAACCTGTACAAGCCTTTCTGTGGAAACACTCTTTGAG gactCAAATAGTGCATCACGCCTTTCCGTAGCAGCACCATCCATACCTCTGCGCATTCTTGACTTTCGAGCTCCAGAGCCCATCAAGAGTGTGGCTCAGGGAATCCGCAGGAACTGTCCACTGGATTACGCCTGCATAACTGATGTTGTGAAATCATCAGAAGCCACGGCTGGGAATATTGCATTTATAGTGGAgttattaagaaatatttctacAGACCTGTCTGATAACGTTACCCGAGAGAAAATGAAG AGCTACAGCAAAGTGGCcaaccacgtcctggacacagCAGCCATTTCAAATTGGGCTTTCATTCCTTACAAAAATGCCAGCTCGGATTTGTTGCAGTCAGTGAATTTCTTTGCCAGGCAACTCCACATCCACAACGAATCTGAGAACATCGTGGATGAACTCTTCATTCAGACGAAAGGGTTTCACATCAACCACAATACCACACAGAAAAGTTTCAATTTCTCCATGAGCATGAGCAATTCAACAGAGAGCATCTTAGGAATCATTGAAATTCCCAAGGAAGAGCTGTGGAACCTGCCACCAAACACATCCCAAGCCATCAGCATAGCTTTTCCTACCTTGGGGGCCATCCTGAAAGAAGCCCACTCGCATAATGTGAGTCTTCCCAGGCCCGTAAACGGTCTGGTCCTTTCAGTGATTTTGCCAGAAAGACTGAAGCAAATATTACTCACctttgagaagatcaacaaaTCCCGGAATGCCAGGGCCCAGTGTGTTGGCTGGCACTCTAGGAAAAGGAAATGGGATGAGAGTGTGTGTAAAACGACGCTGGATGTCAGGAACAAAGTGAAATGTCGGTGTAACTACACCAATGTGGTgatgtctttttccattttaatgtcCCCCAAATCTATAGACAACAAAGTCCTGGACTACATCACCTGCATTGGCCTCAGCATCTCCATCCTTAGCTTGATTCTTTGTCTGATCATTGAAGCCACAGTGTGGTCCCGGGTCGTTGTGACGGAGATATCATACATGCGTCATGTGTGCATTGTGAACATAGCCGTGTCACTCCTGATTGCTAACGTGTGGTTCATCATAGCCTCTAACTTTAACAAAAAGCCCCAAGACTATAACTGGTGTGTTGCAGTGACATTTTTAAGCCACTTTTTCtacctctctctgtttttctggatGCTCTTCAAAGCACTGCTCATCATGTATGGAATATTGGTCATTTTCCGTAGGATGATCAAGTCCCGCCTGATGGTCATTGGCTTTGCCATTGGCTATGGGTGCCCGTTGATCATCTCTGTCACCACAGTTGCTATCACAATGCCAAGGAAAGGCTATGTGAGACCTGATGCCTGTTGGCTTAACTGGGACAATTCCAAAGCCCTTTTAGCATTTGTCATCCCAGCCTTGGTCATTGTGGCTGTGAATCTTGTTGTGGTTTTAGTTGTTGCTTTCAACACTCAGAGGCCCTCTATTGGCAGTTCCAAGTCTCAAGATGTGGCCATAATTATGAGGATCAGCAAAAATGTTGCCATTCTCACCCCGTTGCTGGGATTGACCTGGGGTTTTGGAATAGCCACCCTCATAGAAGGCACTTCCTTGATATTCCATATAATCTTTGCCCTGCTCAATGCCTTCCAG GGGTTCTTCATCTTGTTGTTTGGAACCATTATGGATCACAAG ATAAGAGATGCTTTGAGGATGAGGATGTCTTCACTGAAGGGGAGATCAAGGGTAGCAGAG AACGCATCATTAAGCCCAACCAATGGATCTAAATTAATGAATCGTTGA